Proteins from a genomic interval of Chanos chanos chromosome 3, fChaCha1.1, whole genome shotgun sequence:
- the LOC115806845 gene encoding adenylate cyclase type 10-like: protein MSSCWRQLLGKTGILPSPQQRGVPRGFETKVSSLAAHVPDLVVYSPLTKEVPSVEHFYGVLLFADVSGFTALTEKFSHSSKKGYGADELTHTLNSYIGEIVNYILAAGGDVLNYAGDAILALWKAERTQLSDIIFHAVRCSLNIQDECGIRETKVGCQLRVKIGISAGKLSKAIVGDEGRQHFVVIGRAVDEVRLAEGLAEASTIILSPNAWELCDRDNIVIERIENERAIKVRYIKRQPHFSVENFISAICKDVEHEHPHTGCLRKASRLKPDKDREEFLRKYIMKPVLKKLDEAQPLECLSEMRPVTIVFMNLQFTEPECHESQCSAIHTATVGISHYMQRHHGRINKVFTFDKGCTFLCLFGLPGDKREDESANALEAAYGSHTFCLTEIKSLRTASVGVTTGPVFCGVIGHCLRHEYTVIGRKVNLAARLMMHYPGMVSCDNETLHNSRLPSFYFSELPKTAMKGVRNPGPIFKFTIRTDQISLSKAPVSVCREEGCPLIGREKEMEVFSRALRDFLEARDSGDNSSCNVVIYEGATGFGKTRLLAECIYRTGQEGVRAISCELSKAYVRHPNYTFNTLLALLLSVQNCKSYAERERVILSKVQEPELSKNLCLLNHVLQVKFPISKAVALMDNETKNTELKNYCLRLFCKMVEEEPCVIVVDQAHFVDQASWSLLIELCERAPVLVCLSLLPHTSQSDPFPELSRIVDSPRTLYLKLPTLQPPLVAQLACQMLSVVRIPTEVELFLVERSHGVPFYCVELLRSLCLSKMILIKAVEEEANSSDFNMMFPGPPLVQSSKNSAVDDSEESGDCSPGQRKTSLVNLEAPVKSRSTDHTFVCVVRKAANLHEIPIPLTLKGMALARLDHLQPAEQMIVKYAAVIGHTFSRQTLSQILPDVREQKLDICLVSLFNSATFECASKTRRFSLEPSTEGDRWSMLDCYCDGKKGDNDYQTGLACVNGVWQCTMMRFCMALLKDTAYELWPEEQKREIHWKCASFLMNCAHRCEECDTDEFIFGHRAAINHAKIKAHDPDSRERKLSSQRHPRLRRGAVQLSHISLTSQISEEEHLLVQFVDDCEIAMQTDSSRGCGCSQVVDSVLCPMVRHWMGVGDVQRTFYYLLEMAAASCYLSQNLKALSYLNEAEMILHNLKEGKPAFETADPKYKVKICNFERACVFRLRGEMLFITGQILQAEKMFVKALKFLNRRIPENAFAVSLKYMFEKMRSGRYRYKRFEIPEKRKLAFLNEQICCLSYMWQISCMRHLPRNALLAITMETNCAILSAEEFQIISSSIDYLQCSHIVGMETQHELCEHKLWTTFSDLSPTTEGLVLFYHFMRSLTIVRLCCGDLKQSIQCGATAHRISKLMNHPSLGVWIITVLHVPLLLTYRYSECVQLLHSLEHLGDMTNISTAKGWFYSACFDFILYAGFAFRPFAECLTFVEDSQSDPNLVTDRSLMMNLYSALALWYVRLHEWERAHRFYCKAYRLSRELPVSIHSCRGVVMFLECSVLLFGKALVDRSTHAKTIYRNIQKQLCAFSQLYSSYKIFLPQFLHLKAYMCMLVGHDALARHNLMNGLQLCKKQGNTLVQSRIKHSQDVWFGNTKQGCEDWLVATLNMPSWDKAAQLDPEGLQHYHFL, encoded by the exons ATGTCCTCATGTTGGCGCCAACTTTTGGGGAAAACGGGCATATTGCCCTCGCCACAACAGAGGGGTGTTCCACGTGGTTTTGAAACCAAAGTATCGTCATTGGCTGCTCATGTTCCGGACCTCGTTGTTTACAGCCCTCTCACTAAGGAAGTACCATCCGTAGAGCATTTTTATGGTGTCCTGCTTTTCGCTGATGTGTCAG GTTTCACAGCACTTACCGAGAAGTTCAGCCACAGCAGTAAGAAGGGCTATGGAGCGGACGAATTGACACACACTCTGAACAGCTACATAGGAGAAATAGTGAACT ATATCCTTGCAGCAGGGGGCGATGTTCTAAATTACGCAG GTGATGCTATTTTGGCCTTATGGAAAGCAGAGAGGACACAGCTGAGTGATATCATTTTCCACGCTGTTAGATGCAGTCTTAATATTCAAGATGAGTGTGGAATTCGAGAGACAAAAGTGGGCTGTCAATTACGAGTCAAAATAG GTATATCAGCTGGGAAGCTGTCAAAAGCAATTGTCGGGGATGAAGGGAGACAGCACTTTGTTGTGATTGGCAGAGCAGTAGATGAAGTGAGACTGGCAGAGGGTTTGGCTGAGGCAAGCACCATAATCCTCTCTCCAAATGCTTGGGAACTGTGTGACCGTGACAACATTGTTATTGAACGCATTGAAAATGAACGTGCAATCAAG GTGCGATACATTAAACGACAGCCCcatttttcagtggaaaacTTCATTTCTGCCATTTGTAAAGACGTGGAGCATGAGCATCCACATACAG GCTGTCTCCGAAAAGCCTCTAGATTAAAGCCAGATAAAGATCGAGAGGAATTTCTCCGGAAATACATCATGAAACCTGTCTTGAAAAAG CTGGATGAGGCGCAGCCTCTGGAGTGCCTGTCAGAGATGAGGCCCGTCACCATTGTGTTCATGAACCTGCAGTTTACGGAGCCTGAGTGTCACGAGAGCCAGTGCTCCGCCATTCACACGGCCACGGTCGGCATCAGCCACTATATGCAAAGACACCACGGCAGAATAAACAAAGTCTTCACGTTTGACAAA GGCTGCACGTTCCTGTGTCTGTTCGGCCTTCCAGGGGAtaagagagaggacgagagtgCCAATGCTCTGGAAGCTGCCTATGGGAGCcacacattctgtctcacaGAGATCAAGAGTCTGAG GACTGCGTCTGTTGGCGTGACTACAGGGCCTGTATTCTGTGGTGTAATTGGTCATtgtttgagacatgaatatacTG TTATTGGGCGCAAGGTGAACCTGGCTGCTCGGCTGATGATGCACTACCCTGGGATGGTGTCCTGTGACAACGAGACCTTGCACAACTCCAGACTGCCATCCTTCTACTTCAGTGAGCTGCCCAAGACAGCCATGAAGGGTGTGCGTAACCCAGGCCCCATCTTCAAGTTCACCATCAGGACAGATCAGAT ATCTCTTAGTAAAGCGCCAGTTTCTGTGTGCAGAGAGGAAGGATGCCCACTGATAG GTCGAGAAAAGGAGATGGAAGTTTTCTCTAGGGCTCTAAGGGACTTCTTGGAGGCCAGGGACTCTGGTGATAACAGTTCCTGCAATGTTGTCATTTATGAGGGAGCTACTGGCTTTGGGAAAACCCGTCTGCTAGCAGAGTGCATTTACCGAACAGGACAGGAGGGTGTGAG AGCCATATCTTGTGAACTGAGCAAAGCATATGTCAGACATCCTAATTACACCTTCAATACGCTGTTGGCCCTCTTACTGTCAGTGCAGAACTGCAAGAGCTATGCAGAACGCGAGAGAGTAATTCTCTCCAAGGTCCAAGAGCCTGAGCTCAGCAAAAACCTGTGTCTTCTCAACCATGTTCTTCAAGTCAAG TTTCCCATTTCAAAAGCAGTGGCACTCATGGACAATGAAACCAAGAACACAGAGCTGAAAAACTACTGCCTCCGGCTGTTTTGCAAG ATGGTTGAGGAGGAGCCGTGTGTGATAGTGGTGGATCAGGCTCACTTTGTAGACCAGGCGTCGTGGAGTTTGCTGATAGAGTTGTGTGAACGAGCCCCAGTGCTCGTGTGCCTGTCCTTGCTGCCTCACACCAGTCAGAGCGACCCGTTCCCCGAACTCAGCCGCATTGTCGATAGCCCCCGCACACTCTATCTCAAACTGCCCACCCTGCAGCCCCCACTCGTCGCCCAACTCGCCTGTCAAATGCTCAGCGTGGTCCGCATTCCCACCGAGGTGGAGCT gtttCTGGTGGAGAGAAGTCATGGAGTGCCGTTTTACTGTGTGGAGCTGCTCAGGAGCCTGTGTCTGAGTAAAATGATCCTTATCAAagcagtggaggaggaggcaaACAGCAGTGACTTTAATATGATGTTTCCTGGGCCACCGTTGGTGCAGAGCTCCAAAAACAGTGCAGTGGATGATAGCGAGGAGTCTGGTGATTGCTCTCCAG GtcaaagaaaaacatctttGGTGAACCTAGAGGCACCAGTGAAATCAAGGTCAACTGAtcatacgtttgtgtgtgttgtgcggaAAGCGGCAAATTTACATGAAATTCCAATCCCCCTGACTCTTAAAG GCATGGCCCTTGCTCGCTTGGATCACCTGCAGCCTGCCGAGCAGATGATCGTGAAGTATGCGGCCGTCATCGGTCACACTTTCAGCAGGCAGACACTGAGCCAAATCCTGCCAGACGTCAGAGAGCAGAAGCTGGACATCTGTTTGGTGTCACTTTTTAATTCAGCCACATTTGAATGCGCCTCCAAGACCAGACGTTTTTCCCTGGAGCCATCCACAGAGGGCGACCGTTGGAGCATGCTTGATTGTTACTGCGATGGAAAGAAAGGTGACAATGATTACCAGACAG GGTTGGCatgtgtgaatggtgtgtggCAGTGTACAATGATGCGCTTCTGCATGGCACTGTTGAAGGATACAGCCTATGAACTGTGgccagaggagcagaagagagagatcCACTGGAAGTGTGCTAGTTTCCTCATGAACTGTGCCCACCGTTGCGAGGAGTGTGACACTGATGAGTTCATCTTTGGACACAGGGCAGCCATCAACCATGCCAAAATCAAGGCCCATGACCCAGACTCCAGGGAGAGGAAGTTGTCTTCTCAGAGACATCCTCGTCTGCGTAGGG gggCCGTCCAACTGAGTCATATTTCCCTTACTTCCCAAATCAG TGAGGAGGAGCACTTGCTGGTACAATTTGTGGATGACTGCGAGATCGcaatgcagacagacagcagcagaggctGTGGATGTTCCCAGGTGGTGGACTCTGTGCTCTGTCCGATGGTGCGTCATTGGATGGGGGTGGGTGATGTGCAAAGAACGTTCTACTACCTGCTAGAGATGGCCGCAGCCTCCTGCTACCTCTCTCAAAACCTGAAG GCTCTGTCGTATCTGAATGAAGCTGAAATGATTCTGCACAATTTAAAAGAGGGGAAGCCTGCATTTGAAACCGCTGACCCAAAGTATAAGGTCAAAATCTGTAACTttgagagagcctgtgtgtttcGCCTGAGAGGAGAG ATGCTATTCATTACAGGCCAGATTCTACAAGCAGAGAAGATGTTTGTGAAGGCTTTGAAGTTCCTCAACAGGAGGATCCCAGAGAACGCTTTTGCTGTGTCTCTGAAGTACATGTTTGAGAAGATGAGAAGTGGCCGCTACAGATACAAACGCTTTGAAATTCCTGA GAAAAGGAAGCTAGCGTTCCTGAACGAGCAGATCTGCTGTCTCTCGTACATGTGGCAAATTAGCTGCATGCGGCATTTGCCCAGGAACGCGTTGCTGGCCATCACCATGGAGACGAATTGTGCGATACTCAGTGCTGAGGAGTTCCAG atcaTCTCGTCCTCCATTGACTATTTGCAGTGCAGTCACATAGTGGGCATGGAGACTCAGCATGAGTTGTGTGAACACAAACTGTGGACCACATTCTCTGATCTGTCTCCCACTACTGAGGGGCTAGTGCTTTTCTATCACTTCATGAGAAGCCTCACCATCGTCAGACTCTGCTGTGGTGACCTGAAGCAGTCCATCCAGTGTG GTGCCACAGCTCACAGGATCAGTAAGCTGATGAACCATCCGAGTTTGGGAGTGTGGATCATAACTGTGCTGCACGTCCCTCTGTTGCTCACTTACAG atacagtgagtgtgtacaACTCCTTCACAGTTTGGAGCACCTGGGTGACATGACAAATATCAGCACAGCCAAGGGCTGGTTCTACTCTGCCTGCTTTGACTTCATACTTTATGCTG GATTTGCTTTTCGTCCATTTGCCGAGTGTCTGACATTTGTGGAGGACTCACAGTCTGACCCTAACCTGGTGACAGACAGAAGTCTAATGATGAACCTGTATTCAGCTTTGGCCCTGTG GTATGTGCGTCTGCATGAGTGGGAGAGGGCCCATCGTTTCTACTGTAAAGCTTACAGGTTGAGCAGAGAGCTTCCAGTCTCCATCCACTCCTGCAGAGGGGTTGTCATGTTCCTGGAGTGCAGTGTCCTGCTTTTTGGGAAAGCACTGGTTGATCGCAGCACTCATGCCAAGACCATCTATCGCAACATACAGAAG CAACTGTGTGCCTTCAGCCAACTCTACAGCTCATACAAGATCTTTCTCCCACAATTCCTTCACCTCAAAGCCTACATGTGTATGCTGGTAGGTCATGATGCCCTGGCCAGACACAATCTGATGAATGGTCTTCAGCTGTGTAAGAAACAAGGCAACACACTGGTACAGAGCAGGATCAAACATAGCCAG GATGTATGGTTTGGAAACACCAAGCAGGGCTGTGAGGACTGGCTGGTGGCCACTCTGAATATGCCCAGCTGGGACAAAGCAGCACAGTTGGACCCCGAAGGGCTGCAGCACTACCATTTCCTCTAA
- the LOC115808627 gene encoding uncharacterized protein At5g50100, chloroplastic-like — translation MGTFMRSWSCINSRTFIGSRRHFCSHSHISSRSVKVLYDGQCPICVKEIHFLQYLQRHRPGKVDFIDISLDGYDGGKYEGISYEMAMEEMHVIDEKNKVHRGVPAFTVMYSAVGLGWLGRFISWPVVRPLMDKAYAVFAKNRLKWTGRDECNTGRCVKKDS, via the exons ATGGGGACCTTTATGAGAAGCTGGAGTTGCATAAACTCAAGGACATTTATTGGTTCGAGGCGACATTTCTGCAGTCATAGTCATATTTCATCACGAAGTGTTAAG GTTCTATATGATGGACAGTGTCCCATCTGTGTTAAAGAAATCCATTTCCTACAATATTTGCAAAGGCATCGTCCAGGAAAAGTTGATTTTATTGACATCTCTCTTGACGGCTATGATGGAGGCAAATACGAAGGAATCAGCTACGAAATGGCCATGGAAGAAATGCACGTGAttgatgagaaaaataaa GTTCATCGTGGAGTTCCGGCCTTCACGGTCATGTACAGCGCTGTGGGTTTGGGCTGGTTGGGCCGCTTCATATCGTGGCCGGTTGTCCGACCTTTGATGGACAAAGCTTATGCTGTGTTCGCCAAGAACCGTCTTAAGTGGACTGGACGAGATGAGTGCAACACAGGCCGCTGTGTTAAGAAGGACTCATAA
- the tmem201 gene encoding transmembrane protein 201: MDSINEMLLKYPQLMYAGVGATAFVTGGALIYKIVTRKKPTHVIVNCWFCSQDTEVPYGNRNCWDCPFCEQYNGFQENGDYNKPIPAQYMEHLNHGVSAGGPENPKTLQWVNCQMLLCKKCNNNQTLKIKQLASFVPRDDENYDEEIEVYKHHLEQTYKLCRPCQTAVEYYIKHQNRQLRALLFNHQLRRSRDTDKAFMKNTHSLSTPTGVILLRMLAFLACAFLVAVAVNGSGDLSSPTITTHILSGGVSPPKHVPQNDSAAEANGTSKGLELLNDIWDLLPEEAVENMKIIWQCGSNHQMAVASLGLLTCVTGVLLAGPIRLRRIDALASVLWLLLVCLYLVECYLKTDVPDWLDTIKFGTTSLCCLAGFAAAIATRKSTSQRRSRGRRSDSEQ; this comes from the exons ATGGATTCTATTAACGAAATGCTACTAAAATATCCCCAACTCATGTATGCTGGAGTCGGTGCAACGGCCTTTGTCACAGGAGGTGCACTGATTTACAAAATTGTGACCAG GAAGAAACCAACACACGTGATTGTGAATTGCTGGTTCTGCAGTCAGGACACAGAGGTTCCCTATGGGAACAGGAACTGCTGGGACTGTCCTTTCTGTGAACAGTACAATGGCTTCCAAGAG AATGGAGACTACAACAAACCTATCCCAGCGCAGTACATGGAGCATCTTAACCATGGTGTGTCTGCTGGAGGGCCAGAAAACCCAAAGACACTACAGTGGGTCAACTGCCAGATGTTACTCTGCAAGAAGTGCAACAACAACCAGACACTGAAGATTAAACAACTGGCATCGTTCGTACCCAGAGATGAT gAGAACTATGATGAGGAGATTGAGGTGTACAAACATCACCTTGAGCAGACATACAAGTTGTGTCGACCCTGTCAGACTGCTGTGGAGTACTACATCAAACATCAGAACCGACAGCTACGGGCCCTGTTGTTCAACCACCAACTCAGACGCAGCCGGGACACTGACAAAGCCTTCATGAAG aacactcactcactctccactCCAACCGGGGTCATACTGCTACGCATGCTGGCCTTCCTAGCATGTGCTTTTCTGGTTGCCGTGGCAGTTAATGGATCTGGAGATCTGTCTTCTCCTACCATCACCACTCACATCCTTAGCGGTGGAGTCTCACCACCAAAACATGTCCCTCAGAATGACAGTGCTGCTGAAGCCAACGGTACCAGCAAAGGTCTGGAATTGTTGAATGATATTTGGGATCTTCTTCCAGAAGAAGCTGTAGAGAACATGAAGATCATCTGGCAATGTGGCAGCAACCACCAAATGGCTGTGGCATCTCTTGGCCTTTTGACATGTGTCACTGGTGTCTTATTGGCAGGACCCATCAG GTTGCGGAGAATTGATGCTTTAGCCTCTGTCCTGTGGCTCCTGTTAGTATGCCTTTACCTGGTCGAGTGCTACCTGAAGACTGATGTCCCTGATTGGCTTGACACGATCAAATTTGGCACTACGTCCCTATGTTGCTTGGCTGGATTTGCTGCTGCCATAGCGACTCGTAAATCCACAAGTCAGAGGAGATCCAGAGGCCGCAGGTCAGATTCTGAACAGTga